In Herbaspirillum sp. WKF16, one genomic interval encodes:
- a CDS encoding sulfurtransferase TusA family protein — translation MTIEFHRELDARGLNCPLPILKTKKALADMASGQVLRVTATDTGSVRDFQAFAKQTGNDLLEQSKNDEQEFIFFMKRK, via the coding sequence ATGACCATTGAATTTCACCGGGAACTGGATGCGCGCGGCCTGAACTGTCCGCTGCCCATCCTCAAGACCAAGAAGGCCCTGGCCGATATGGCAAGCGGCCAAGTGCTCAGGGTTACCGCCACCGACACCGGTTCGGTGCGGGATTTCCAGGCATTCGCCAAGCAGACCGGCAACGACCTGCTGGAGCAATCGAAGAACGACGAGCAGGAGTTCATCTTCTTCATGAAGCGCAAGTGA
- a CDS encoding NUDIX domain-containing protein produces the protein MSDFKFCPVCATSLELRADEGEAGKLRLACPDGHWTHWDNPLPVLAALVEVDGKMLTARNAAWAEGRFALITGFMERDETPEQGIAREIKEETDLDAQHIELIGVYEFMRKNELIIAYYVKASGAIKLSPELLEYRLSAPADLRPWPAGTGHAVADWMRSRQLPVQYVEFAGSSTPIETPQIAK, from the coding sequence ATGAGCGATTTCAAGTTTTGCCCGGTATGCGCGACTTCCCTGGAGCTGCGCGCCGACGAAGGGGAGGCCGGCAAGCTGCGCCTGGCGTGCCCCGACGGCCACTGGACCCATTGGGACAACCCCTTGCCGGTACTGGCGGCGCTGGTTGAAGTCGACGGCAAGATGCTCACTGCGCGCAATGCGGCCTGGGCTGAAGGACGCTTCGCCCTGATCACCGGCTTCATGGAGCGCGACGAGACGCCGGAGCAGGGCATCGCGCGCGAGATCAAGGAAGAAACCGATCTCGACGCGCAGCACATCGAGCTGATCGGCGTGTATGAATTCATGCGCAAGAATGAATTGATCATCGCCTATTACGTCAAGGCCAGCGGCGCCATCAAGCTTTCGCCGGAGCTGCTCGAATACCGCCTGTCGGCGCCGGCCGACCTGCGCCCCTGGCCGGCCGGCACCGGCCACGCGGTGGCGGACTGGATGCGCTCGCGCCAGCTGCCGGTGCAGTACGTGGAGTTCGCCGGTTCCAGCACGCCGATCGAGACGCCCCAGATCGCCAAATAG